A single window of Culicoides brevitarsis isolate CSIRO-B50_1 chromosome 3, AGI_CSIRO_Cbre_v1, whole genome shotgun sequence DNA harbors:
- the LOC134835991 gene encoding uncharacterized protein LOC134835991 isoform X2: MQSQAQPRQFNGDGAPKKRYGEFQPRNKFNGNNFNPEFANMSHQQHPQQFAPAFNPHHGGGNGGMPKFDVPPFPGAQFNNNGNGGPPQPRNNQRNFNGKPNPVKKDYNNEPYFHEKKKDTNEFVPRGVAPHHQQQQQQQFRPKFEDTKNMSKEDRAKLQSMKAKHPGQNLATPTWEVIGLEEFRKNFYVPHENILRRTLEDVTSFRVTNSITVTGEDVPHPNQAMEEVRFPDGLMREMTKQGFTAPTPIQSQGWPIALSGRDMVGIAKTGSGKTLAYMLPSMVHITYQKPVRRGDGPIVLVLAPTRELAQQIQTVARDFGVHNMNKAPIRNTCIFGGSPKGPQIRDLERGVEIVIATPGRLIDFLERGITNLKRCTYLVLDEADRMLDMGFEPQIRKIIEQIRPDRQVLMWSATWPKEVQLLAEDFLKDYIKINIGSLNLAANSNIEQVVEVCEESEKEAKLCQLLKEIVTDDLENKIIVFVETKKKVEDLLKVIQKQGYSVNSIHGDKSQAERDFVLQTFRNGKVNILVATDVAARGLDVDNVKYVINFDYPNSSEDYVHRIGRTGRCEQLGTAYTFFTQNNARQARELVSVLEEAGQCPPPELLSLAQSINGKKGPYRSNYRQYGNGGNDYNNRQYGGFNKFNNGNQRPNFQQQNQYGNQFNNGPHFNKFNPGFNPHQQNPYNNGGGYQGGNGGQYNNGPQQNRRPNFQGGPKFGGPQGGGNFNGGPQQNRPPHQQQQFYNSRYKQGNGPQNEDGQKPNYQNRPPRGENNYHNQYQQQQTPQQSGGFNGPPQAGQPVAAGQQQNYLVDMFDDLSVYQRVSPSVQAVPAQIAGLPQGSAAMAYPQFTMPGAPQPYSFQYA, translated from the exons ATGCAAAGTCAAGCGCAACCCCGACAATTTAATGGAGATGG AGCCCCGAAAAAACGTTACGGCGAATTCCAACCACGCAACAAGTTCAAcggcaataattttaatcccgAATTCGCGAACATGAGTCATCAGCAGCATCCACAGCAATTTGCTCCTGCGTTCAATCCGCATCACGGCGGCGGCAATGGAGGCATGCCCAAATTCGATGTGCCTCCCTTTCCGGGTGCGCAATTCAATAACAATGGCAACGGAGGTCCGCCACAGCCGCGTAACAATCAGCGCAATTTCAACGGGAAACCGAATCCGGTGAAGAAAGACTACAACAACGAGCCGTATTTCCACGAGAAG AAAAAAGACACCAATGAGTTTGTGCCGCGCGGCGTCGCTCCGCATcatcagcagcaacagcagcagcaattcCGCCCGAAATTCGAGGACACGAAAAACATGTCGAAGGAAGATCGTGCGAAATTGCAAAGCATGAAGGCCAAACACCCGGGACAAAACTTGGCGACACCCACATGGGAAGTTATCGGGCTCGAGGAGTTCCGCAAGAACTTTTATGTCCCGCACGAGAACATTTTGCGACGCACTTTGGAAGACGTCACCTCGTTCCGCGTCACAAATTCCATCACAGTCACCGGCGAAGATGTTCCGCATCCCAACCAGGCCATGGAGGAAGTTCGTTTCCCCGATGGCTTGATGCGCGAAATGACAAAACAAGGATTTACTGCTCCCACGCCAATTCAGAGTCAAGGTTGGCCCATCGCGTTATCGGGACGTGATATGGTTGGCATCGCTAAAACTGGATCGGGAAAGACtttg gctTATATGCTCCCGTCGATGGTTCACATCACGTACCAAAAACCCGTAAGACGCGGAGATGGACCAATTGTCTTGGTTCTTGCTCCAACGCGTGAATTGGCACAACAAATTCAAACAGTAGCACGTGACTTTGGTGTTCATAACATGAATAAGGCTCCGATTCGTAACACATGTATCTTTGGAGGATCCCCGAAAGGTCCACAAATTCGCGATTTGGAGCGTGGTGTTgaaatt gtaATTGCAACTCCAGGACGTCTCATTGACTTTTTGGAACGTGGAATCACTAACTTGAAACGTTGCACTTATCTCGTACTTGACGAAGCTGATCGTATGCTCGACATGGGTTTCGAGCCCCAAATTC gtaaaattaTTGAGCAAATTCGCCCCGATCGTCAAGTGCTCATGTGGTCAGCAACTTGGCCCAAGGAGGTTCAATTACTCGCCGAAGACTTTTTGAAAGATTACATCAAAATCAATATCGGATCATTAAATTTGGCTGCCAACAGCAACATCGAGCAAGTCGTGGAAGTTTGCGAGGAATCCGAAAAAGAGGCAAAACTCTGTCAACTCTTGAAGGAAATTGTCACAGATGACCTCGAGAACAAAATTATCGTTTTCGTGGAGACAAAGAAGAAAGTCGAGGATTTGCTTAAAGTTATTCAGAAACAAGGATATTCCGTTAATTCCATTCATGGCGACAAATCACAAGCTGAACGCGATTTCGTCTTGCAAACATTCCGCAATGGCAAAGTGAACATTCTCGTTGCCACAGATGTTGCTGCTCGAGGCTTAGATGTCGATAACGTAAAATACGTCATCAATTTCGACTACCCGAACTCGTCGGAGGACTATGTTCATCGTATCGGGCGTACTGGGCGTTGTGAGCAACTTGGCACCGCATACACATTTTTCACGCAAAATAACGCTCGTCAAGCACGCGAACTCGTTTCCGTCTTGGAAGAAGCCGGACAATGCCCTCCTCCTGAACTTTTGTCCTTGGCACAATCGATTAATGGCAAAAAAGGTCCGTACCGCTCGAATTATCGCCAATATGGAAATGGCGGCAATGATTACAACAATCGTCAATATGGCGGcttcaataaattcaataacgGCAATCAACGCCCCAATTTCCAACAACAAAACCAATACGGAAACCAATTCAATAACGGACCgcatttcaacaaatttaatcCGGGCTTCAATCCGCATCAACAAAACCCTTATAACAATGGCGGCGGATACCAAGGCGGCAATGGAGGTCAATACAATAACGGTCCACAGCAAAATCGTCGTCCCAATTTCCAAGGAGGCCCGAAATTCGGAGGACCCCAAGGCGGAGGCAACTTTAATGGAGGCCCGCAGCAAAATCGCCCGCCGCATCAACAGCAACAATTTTACAATTCGCGCTACAAGCAAGGCAACGGACCCCAAAATGAGGATGGGCAAAAGCCAAATTACCAAAATCGCCCGCCACGCGGCGAAAATAATTACCATAATCAGTACCAGCAACAACAAACGCCCCAGCAGTCGGGAGGTTTTAATGGGCCACCGCAGGCGGGTCAACCTGTTGCTGCgggacaacaacaaaattactTGGTTGACATGTTTGACGATTTGTCCGTGTATCAGCGCGTGTCGCCATCTGTTCAAGCGGTTCCAGCACAAATTGCAGGCTTGCCACAAGGAAGTGccg
- the LOC134835991 gene encoding uncharacterized protein LOC134835991 isoform X1, with translation MQSQAQPRQFNGDGAPKKRYGEFQPRNKFNGNNFNPEFANMSHQQHPQQFAPAFNPHHGGGNGGMPKFDVPPFPGAQFNNNGNGGPPQPRNNQRNFNGKPNPVKKDYNNEPYFHEKVFPPNNSHNNNDSFGGPKKFPGSTFHAAPNSNTNFPHKKKDTNEFVPRGVAPHHQQQQQQQFRPKFEDTKNMSKEDRAKLQSMKAKHPGQNLATPTWEVIGLEEFRKNFYVPHENILRRTLEDVTSFRVTNSITVTGEDVPHPNQAMEEVRFPDGLMREMTKQGFTAPTPIQSQGWPIALSGRDMVGIAKTGSGKTLAYMLPSMVHITYQKPVRRGDGPIVLVLAPTRELAQQIQTVARDFGVHNMNKAPIRNTCIFGGSPKGPQIRDLERGVEIVIATPGRLIDFLERGITNLKRCTYLVLDEADRMLDMGFEPQIRKIIEQIRPDRQVLMWSATWPKEVQLLAEDFLKDYIKINIGSLNLAANSNIEQVVEVCEESEKEAKLCQLLKEIVTDDLENKIIVFVETKKKVEDLLKVIQKQGYSVNSIHGDKSQAERDFVLQTFRNGKVNILVATDVAARGLDVDNVKYVINFDYPNSSEDYVHRIGRTGRCEQLGTAYTFFTQNNARQARELVSVLEEAGQCPPPELLSLAQSINGKKGPYRSNYRQYGNGGNDYNNRQYGGFNKFNNGNQRPNFQQQNQYGNQFNNGPHFNKFNPGFNPHQQNPYNNGGGYQGGNGGQYNNGPQQNRRPNFQGGPKFGGPQGGGNFNGGPQQNRPPHQQQQFYNSRYKQGNGPQNEDGQKPNYQNRPPRGENNYHNQYQQQQTPQQSGGFNGPPQAGQPVAAGQQQNYLVDMFDDLSVYQRVSPSVQAVPAQIAGLPQGSAAMAYPQFTMPGAPQPYSFQYA, from the exons ATGCAAAGTCAAGCGCAACCCCGACAATTTAATGGAGATGG AGCCCCGAAAAAACGTTACGGCGAATTCCAACCACGCAACAAGTTCAAcggcaataattttaatcccgAATTCGCGAACATGAGTCATCAGCAGCATCCACAGCAATTTGCTCCTGCGTTCAATCCGCATCACGGCGGCGGCAATGGAGGCATGCCCAAATTCGATGTGCCTCCCTTTCCGGGTGCGCAATTCAATAACAATGGCAACGGAGGTCCGCCACAGCCGCGTAACAATCAGCGCAATTTCAACGGGAAACCGAATCCGGTGAAGAAAGACTACAACAACGAGCCGTATTTCCACGAGAAGGTATTTCCCCCTAATAACtctcataataataacgattCGTTTGGAggtccaaaaaaatttccggGCTCCACGTTTCACGCTGCACCCAATTCTAACACTAATTTCCCCCACAAGAAAAAAGACACCAATGAGTTTGTGCCGCGCGGCGTCGCTCCGCATcatcagcagcaacagcagcagcaattcCGCCCGAAATTCGAGGACACGAAAAACATGTCGAAGGAAGATCGTGCGAAATTGCAAAGCATGAAGGCCAAACACCCGGGACAAAACTTGGCGACACCCACATGGGAAGTTATCGGGCTCGAGGAGTTCCGCAAGAACTTTTATGTCCCGCACGAGAACATTTTGCGACGCACTTTGGAAGACGTCACCTCGTTCCGCGTCACAAATTCCATCACAGTCACCGGCGAAGATGTTCCGCATCCCAACCAGGCCATGGAGGAAGTTCGTTTCCCCGATGGCTTGATGCGCGAAATGACAAAACAAGGATTTACTGCTCCCACGCCAATTCAGAGTCAAGGTTGGCCCATCGCGTTATCGGGACGTGATATGGTTGGCATCGCTAAAACTGGATCGGGAAAGACtttg gctTATATGCTCCCGTCGATGGTTCACATCACGTACCAAAAACCCGTAAGACGCGGAGATGGACCAATTGTCTTGGTTCTTGCTCCAACGCGTGAATTGGCACAACAAATTCAAACAGTAGCACGTGACTTTGGTGTTCATAACATGAATAAGGCTCCGATTCGTAACACATGTATCTTTGGAGGATCCCCGAAAGGTCCACAAATTCGCGATTTGGAGCGTGGTGTTgaaatt gtaATTGCAACTCCAGGACGTCTCATTGACTTTTTGGAACGTGGAATCACTAACTTGAAACGTTGCACTTATCTCGTACTTGACGAAGCTGATCGTATGCTCGACATGGGTTTCGAGCCCCAAATTC gtaaaattaTTGAGCAAATTCGCCCCGATCGTCAAGTGCTCATGTGGTCAGCAACTTGGCCCAAGGAGGTTCAATTACTCGCCGAAGACTTTTTGAAAGATTACATCAAAATCAATATCGGATCATTAAATTTGGCTGCCAACAGCAACATCGAGCAAGTCGTGGAAGTTTGCGAGGAATCCGAAAAAGAGGCAAAACTCTGTCAACTCTTGAAGGAAATTGTCACAGATGACCTCGAGAACAAAATTATCGTTTTCGTGGAGACAAAGAAGAAAGTCGAGGATTTGCTTAAAGTTATTCAGAAACAAGGATATTCCGTTAATTCCATTCATGGCGACAAATCACAAGCTGAACGCGATTTCGTCTTGCAAACATTCCGCAATGGCAAAGTGAACATTCTCGTTGCCACAGATGTTGCTGCTCGAGGCTTAGATGTCGATAACGTAAAATACGTCATCAATTTCGACTACCCGAACTCGTCGGAGGACTATGTTCATCGTATCGGGCGTACTGGGCGTTGTGAGCAACTTGGCACCGCATACACATTTTTCACGCAAAATAACGCTCGTCAAGCACGCGAACTCGTTTCCGTCTTGGAAGAAGCCGGACAATGCCCTCCTCCTGAACTTTTGTCCTTGGCACAATCGATTAATGGCAAAAAAGGTCCGTACCGCTCGAATTATCGCCAATATGGAAATGGCGGCAATGATTACAACAATCGTCAATATGGCGGcttcaataaattcaataacgGCAATCAACGCCCCAATTTCCAACAACAAAACCAATACGGAAACCAATTCAATAACGGACCgcatttcaacaaatttaatcCGGGCTTCAATCCGCATCAACAAAACCCTTATAACAATGGCGGCGGATACCAAGGCGGCAATGGAGGTCAATACAATAACGGTCCACAGCAAAATCGTCGTCCCAATTTCCAAGGAGGCCCGAAATTCGGAGGACCCCAAGGCGGAGGCAACTTTAATGGAGGCCCGCAGCAAAATCGCCCGCCGCATCAACAGCAACAATTTTACAATTCGCGCTACAAGCAAGGCAACGGACCCCAAAATGAGGATGGGCAAAAGCCAAATTACCAAAATCGCCCGCCACGCGGCGAAAATAATTACCATAATCAGTACCAGCAACAACAAACGCCCCAGCAGTCGGGAGGTTTTAATGGGCCACCGCAGGCGGGTCAACCTGTTGCTGCgggacaacaacaaaattactTGGTTGACATGTTTGACGATTTGTCCGTGTATCAGCGCGTGTCGCCATCTGTTCAAGCGGTTCCAGCACAAATTGCAGGCTTGCCACAAGGAAGTGccg
- the LOC134833636 gene encoding mesoderm induction early response protein 1-like translates to MSEEKDKEFEPTIEMMIHDFDDEQTLEEEERQAAAEAGADNELDDLQREGDMPLEQLLAMYYNQPMAMDEEESVEDDADTTNKTNADESKAESDLEDEESDLKRLYPVGVNSLSAILAAAEESDVDYEPDESDNRKKIMIGVEHQAQIPEIGETMGSDKSDQLIWSPYCMAEEAVVAFLQKIKQNPRATDSAVTWASGDVVPSNSHNASRHIRDDEKALATLQESSYDTEKASDRLKEAQNSSTDEKSSCWSEEECTNFEAGLLAHGKNFHEIRATKVPGKSVGEIIQFYYHWKKSERYDAFVSKNNRFDKKKYNANSGPVHHGSLFGRSRGHRSHGNRQQWHEFARSRYTFDRQQ, encoded by the exons ATGTCTGAGGAGAAGGATAAAGAATTCGAGCCGACAATCGAG ATGATGATTCACGATTTCGACGACGAACAAACGCTCGAGGAGGAAGAACGACAGGCAGCAGCTGAAGCCGGTGCCGATAACGAACTTGATGACCTTCAGCGTGAAGGCGATATGCCGCTCGAACAACTTTTGGCAATGTACTACAACCAACCGATGGCTATGGACGAGGAGGAAAGTGTCGAAGATGATGCCGATACGACAAACAAGACAAATGCCGACGAAAGTAAGGCAGAATCTGATCTCGAGGACGAAGAATCCGACCTAAAACGACTTTATCCGGTCGGCGTGAACTCGTTAAGTGCGATTTTGGCGGCAGCGGAGGAAAGTGACGTCGACTACGAGCCCGACGAGAGTGATaatcgcaaaaaaatcatgatcgGCGTCGAACATCAAGCGCAAATTCCGGAAATTGGCGAGACAATGGGCAGTGACAAGAGCGATCAACTGATTTGGAGTCCGTATTGCATGGCGGAGGAAGCTGTTGTCgcttttttacagaaaatcaaacaaaatccgCGTGCAACGGACTCCGCAGTGACATGGGCATCGGGCGATGTCGTTCCCAGTAACTCTCACAACGCCTCACGTCACATTCGAGATGACGAAAAAGCTCTTGCGACGTTGCAAGAAAGCTCGTATGACACGGAAAAGGCCTCCGATCGCCTAAAAGAGGCCCAAAACTCGAGCACAGACGAGAAAAGTAGTTGTTGGTCCGAGGAGGAATGCACGAATTTTGAAGCGGGACTTTTGGCACACGGAAAAAACTTTCACGAAATACGGGCGACAAAAGTTCCCGGCAAAAGTGTCGGCGAAATTATCCAATTTTACTATCACTGGAAGAAATCCGAACGTTACGATGCCTTTGTAAGCAAAAATAATCGCTTCGACAAGAAAAAGTACAACGCAAATTCGGGTCCCGTGCATCATGGATCGCTTTTTGGACGATCAAGAGGGCACCGGAGTCACGGGAATCGGCAGCAATGGCATGAGTTTGCGAGATCGCGCTACACTTTTGACCGTCAACAATAG
- the LOC134835991 gene encoding uncharacterized protein LOC134835991 isoform X3, translating to MSHQQHPQQFAPAFNPHHGGGNGGMPKFDVPPFPGAQFNNNGNGGPPQPRNNQRNFNGKPNPVKKDYNNEPYFHEKVFPPNNSHNNNDSFGGPKKFPGSTFHAAPNSNTNFPHKKKDTNEFVPRGVAPHHQQQQQQQFRPKFEDTKNMSKEDRAKLQSMKAKHPGQNLATPTWEVIGLEEFRKNFYVPHENILRRTLEDVTSFRVTNSITVTGEDVPHPNQAMEEVRFPDGLMREMTKQGFTAPTPIQSQGWPIALSGRDMVGIAKTGSGKTLAYMLPSMVHITYQKPVRRGDGPIVLVLAPTRELAQQIQTVARDFGVHNMNKAPIRNTCIFGGSPKGPQIRDLERGVEIVIATPGRLIDFLERGITNLKRCTYLVLDEADRMLDMGFEPQIRKIIEQIRPDRQVLMWSATWPKEVQLLAEDFLKDYIKINIGSLNLAANSNIEQVVEVCEESEKEAKLCQLLKEIVTDDLENKIIVFVETKKKVEDLLKVIQKQGYSVNSIHGDKSQAERDFVLQTFRNGKVNILVATDVAARGLDVDNVKYVINFDYPNSSEDYVHRIGRTGRCEQLGTAYTFFTQNNARQARELVSVLEEAGQCPPPELLSLAQSINGKKGPYRSNYRQYGNGGNDYNNRQYGGFNKFNNGNQRPNFQQQNQYGNQFNNGPHFNKFNPGFNPHQQNPYNNGGGYQGGNGGQYNNGPQQNRRPNFQGGPKFGGPQGGGNFNGGPQQNRPPHQQQQFYNSRYKQGNGPQNEDGQKPNYQNRPPRGENNYHNQYQQQQTPQQSGGFNGPPQAGQPVAAGQQQNYLVDMFDDLSVYQRVSPSVQAVPAQIAGLPQGSAAMAYPQFTMPGAPQPYSFQYA from the exons ATGAGTCATCAGCAGCATCCACAGCAATTTGCTCCTGCGTTCAATCCGCATCACGGCGGCGGCAATGGAGGCATGCCCAAATTCGATGTGCCTCCCTTTCCGGGTGCGCAATTCAATAACAATGGCAACGGAGGTCCGCCACAGCCGCGTAACAATCAGCGCAATTTCAACGGGAAACCGAATCCGGTGAAGAAAGACTACAACAACGAGCCGTATTTCCACGAGAAGGTATTTCCCCCTAATAACtctcataataataacgattCGTTTGGAggtccaaaaaaatttccggGCTCCACGTTTCACGCTGCACCCAATTCTAACACTAATTTCCCCCACAAGAAAAAAGACACCAATGAGTTTGTGCCGCGCGGCGTCGCTCCGCATcatcagcagcaacagcagcagcaattcCGCCCGAAATTCGAGGACACGAAAAACATGTCGAAGGAAGATCGTGCGAAATTGCAAAGCATGAAGGCCAAACACCCGGGACAAAACTTGGCGACACCCACATGGGAAGTTATCGGGCTCGAGGAGTTCCGCAAGAACTTTTATGTCCCGCACGAGAACATTTTGCGACGCACTTTGGAAGACGTCACCTCGTTCCGCGTCACAAATTCCATCACAGTCACCGGCGAAGATGTTCCGCATCCCAACCAGGCCATGGAGGAAGTTCGTTTCCCCGATGGCTTGATGCGCGAAATGACAAAACAAGGATTTACTGCTCCCACGCCAATTCAGAGTCAAGGTTGGCCCATCGCGTTATCGGGACGTGATATGGTTGGCATCGCTAAAACTGGATCGGGAAAGACtttg gctTATATGCTCCCGTCGATGGTTCACATCACGTACCAAAAACCCGTAAGACGCGGAGATGGACCAATTGTCTTGGTTCTTGCTCCAACGCGTGAATTGGCACAACAAATTCAAACAGTAGCACGTGACTTTGGTGTTCATAACATGAATAAGGCTCCGATTCGTAACACATGTATCTTTGGAGGATCCCCGAAAGGTCCACAAATTCGCGATTTGGAGCGTGGTGTTgaaatt gtaATTGCAACTCCAGGACGTCTCATTGACTTTTTGGAACGTGGAATCACTAACTTGAAACGTTGCACTTATCTCGTACTTGACGAAGCTGATCGTATGCTCGACATGGGTTTCGAGCCCCAAATTC gtaaaattaTTGAGCAAATTCGCCCCGATCGTCAAGTGCTCATGTGGTCAGCAACTTGGCCCAAGGAGGTTCAATTACTCGCCGAAGACTTTTTGAAAGATTACATCAAAATCAATATCGGATCATTAAATTTGGCTGCCAACAGCAACATCGAGCAAGTCGTGGAAGTTTGCGAGGAATCCGAAAAAGAGGCAAAACTCTGTCAACTCTTGAAGGAAATTGTCACAGATGACCTCGAGAACAAAATTATCGTTTTCGTGGAGACAAAGAAGAAAGTCGAGGATTTGCTTAAAGTTATTCAGAAACAAGGATATTCCGTTAATTCCATTCATGGCGACAAATCACAAGCTGAACGCGATTTCGTCTTGCAAACATTCCGCAATGGCAAAGTGAACATTCTCGTTGCCACAGATGTTGCTGCTCGAGGCTTAGATGTCGATAACGTAAAATACGTCATCAATTTCGACTACCCGAACTCGTCGGAGGACTATGTTCATCGTATCGGGCGTACTGGGCGTTGTGAGCAACTTGGCACCGCATACACATTTTTCACGCAAAATAACGCTCGTCAAGCACGCGAACTCGTTTCCGTCTTGGAAGAAGCCGGACAATGCCCTCCTCCTGAACTTTTGTCCTTGGCACAATCGATTAATGGCAAAAAAGGTCCGTACCGCTCGAATTATCGCCAATATGGAAATGGCGGCAATGATTACAACAATCGTCAATATGGCGGcttcaataaattcaataacgGCAATCAACGCCCCAATTTCCAACAACAAAACCAATACGGAAACCAATTCAATAACGGACCgcatttcaacaaatttaatcCGGGCTTCAATCCGCATCAACAAAACCCTTATAACAATGGCGGCGGATACCAAGGCGGCAATGGAGGTCAATACAATAACGGTCCACAGCAAAATCGTCGTCCCAATTTCCAAGGAGGCCCGAAATTCGGAGGACCCCAAGGCGGAGGCAACTTTAATGGAGGCCCGCAGCAAAATCGCCCGCCGCATCAACAGCAACAATTTTACAATTCGCGCTACAAGCAAGGCAACGGACCCCAAAATGAGGATGGGCAAAAGCCAAATTACCAAAATCGCCCGCCACGCGGCGAAAATAATTACCATAATCAGTACCAGCAACAACAAACGCCCCAGCAGTCGGGAGGTTTTAATGGGCCACCGCAGGCGGGTCAACCTGTTGCTGCgggacaacaacaaaattactTGGTTGACATGTTTGACGATTTGTCCGTGTATCAGCGCGTGTCGCCATCTGTTCAAGCGGTTCCAGCACAAATTGCAGGCTTGCCACAAGGAAGTGccg